CCTGGGGACGAAGGCGGGAAATTGGTTCGTCTATTGATCACATGACCTACCGTCGGCCCTCGTCGCGGATCCGGCGGTGCACCTCGGCGTTCTCGACCCAGGGCTCCCGCCGGAAGTAGTCGTCGGTCATCCCCTTGACCTGGCCGGACAAGATCAACAGCGCCAACAGGTTGGGCACGATGACCAACGCGAGCGCGATGTCGCCCAGCGCCCAGGCCACCCCCAGCGGCGCGACCGCCCCCAGGAAGTGCATGATCACGAACACCACCTTGTAGGGCAGCACCGCGCCGTGGCCCAGGA
This portion of the Candidatus Krumholzibacteriia bacterium genome encodes:
- a CDS encoding alanine:cation symporter family protein — its product is LGNWGHYIVLASVLLFAVSTAISWSYYGDRCANYLLGHGAVLPYKVVFVIMHFLGAVAPLGVAWALGDIALALVIVPNLLALLILSGQVKGMTDDYFRREPWVENAEVHRRIRDEGRR